A window of Hyperolius riggenbachi isolate aHypRig1 chromosome 1, aHypRig1.pri, whole genome shotgun sequence contains these coding sequences:
- the LOC137544163 gene encoding paraneoplastic antigen Ma1 homolog has protein sequence MESRAAGRWCENHQAAVGHCLVLELPGHDWTDAQIKKVAERLPISGRGFLLDSTTDPSGPTQFALLEWKTHVPHDKMPMTLTTPGGQLVQVTIPKGAAEVEAEVMGPLSEPAIDQEKNCIGPEVLEALRNLLTKCRSPDYSIASWGYRKLRLFSGKVPTPPGEEDFEAWMDQATQVLEEWDVPEISKKQRIIESLKGPAADTVRNLKMRQSDCTAQDYLDALHSVFGKIDKPADLLYQFEHTYQRVGEKLSSYVRRLDRLLHQLVLSKGIDPKQVDRARIRQIQEGSQALDPVVFKLHLGDQVEVPSYPQLIKKIREEEALQDLKSGYTSARPVKISQVRTVEAEPVSQNNFPEDASLTSLWKVLTQVV, from the coding sequence ATGGAGTCAAGAGCTGCAGGAAGATGGTGTGAGAACCACCAAGCTGCCGTGGGACACTGTTTAGTCCTAGAGTTGCCAGGGCATGACTGGACTGATGCACAGATTAAGAAAGTGGCTGAAAGACTACCAATATCTGGTCGGGGGTTCCTGTTAGATAGTACAACAGACCCAAGTGGACCAACTCAATTTGCCCTGCTGGAGTGGAAGACCCATGTCCCCCATGACAAGATGCCTATGACCCTCACAACTCCAGGCGGTCAGTTAGTTCAAGTGACCATTCCAAAAGGTGCAGCAGAAGTGGAAGCTGAAGTTATGGGGCCATTATCTGAGCCTGCCATTGATCAAGAGAAGAACTGTATTGGACCAGAAGTCCTTGAAGCATTAAGAAACCTACTGACAAAGTGTAGATCTCCTGACTATTCGATAGCAAGCTGGGGGTACAGAAAGTTACGGTTGTTCTCTGGTAAAGTACCCACTCCCCCTGGTGAAGAAGATTTTGAGGCATGGATGGACCAAGCCACTCAGGTACTGGAAGAATGGGATGTTCCTGAAATAAGCAAGAAGCAGAGGATTATAGAAAGCTTGAAAGGTCCAGCAGCTGACACTGTCCGAAATTTGAAGATGAGACAATCTGATTGCACTGCACAGGATTATCTTGATGCATTGCATAGTGTGTTTGGGAAGATTGATAAGCCCGCTGATTTACTGTACCAATTTGAACACACCTACCAGAGGGTTGGAGAAAAGCTGTCAAGTTATGTAAGGCGACTAGACCGCCTCCTGCATCAGTTAGTGTTAAGTAAAGGAATAGACCCAAAGCAggtggatcgggcccgaatccgtCAAATCCAAGAGGGATCACAAGCTCTTGACCCAGTGGTGTTCAAGTTACACTTGGGGGATCAAGTGGAGGTGCCAAGCTATCCTCAACTGATTAAGAAAATTCGAGAAGAGGAAGCATTACAAGATCTAAAGTCTGGGTATACTAGTGCAAGGCCCGTGAAGATTTCTCAAGTCCGTACAGTGGAGGCAGAACCAgtgtctcaaaacaactttccGGAGGATGCATCATTAACCAGTCTGTGGAAGGTGTTGACCCAAGTAGTATAG